The genomic interval GGCCAGCGCTGCATAGTAATCTGCGAAGAGATCGCTTTGGAAACGCTCCCGGTAGAGATTGCCTTGTGCATCCCATTCGGTCAGCCAGTTCTGCGCCGGATTGGTGACCTCGTTGTAATAGAAGCCAACGCCGATCAAGGTACCGTCAGTCGTGAGCTGCATATCCGTAACACCCGTCCAGCCGCCGTTATTGGCATAGACAGTCGTACTCTGGTGAACCCCATCCTGATTGTAACGAACGAGAACCATCCCATCGCTTGCATTCAGGGCGGTGCCGTTCAGTTCGGCGCCGGCTGGTGCATTATAAAATTCAAACGCCGCCAGAACGTCACCCTGCTCATTGGTCTGGATCGCGAGCGAAGACAGGGTAATGTCATTGTGACCAAAGCGGTTTATCCAACTCAGGTTGCCGTCCGCATCAAATTTCACCACCACCCCATTTGGAACCGCGGTCGTTCCATCCCAGATCGGTTCGCTACCCAGTAATGATTTCGCGCTGGAAATATCCAGATAAATTGATCCTGCGTTATCCAGAACCATATCCCACATTAAGTAGTCGCTCGGGGATTGGCTGACCGTGTCAAACTGTTTTACCCAGGCTCGTTGGCCGCCTGAGGTGTATTTCATGAGAAATAAATGACCGCTTTGCACCCCATCGATGGAGCCTTGCGTCTGGCCATAAAGATACACCTCTCCACTGTCAGCCACGCGCATTTCGACGGCATCCAGCCATACCGATGCGTCATCGGCAGTAATGATCCAAGGGGATCCACTGAGCATTTCGCCATCGGTATCCAGCTGATAAACCCGGGTCTGATCGCTCACTCCACGGATCAGTACCGTCAGTACGTCGCGATTGGAGACGTGAATATCAAAACCGGCCGA from Gynuella sunshinyii YC6258 carries:
- a CDS encoding Ig-like domain-containing protein yields the protein MRLLSLCFVTLMLFSACQPQDVSTDDGIIIQVRATVATDVKPDTAIELEFSSPLPTGVNLRDYIVVTPDIDGELTLATDGLSATFIPEPGWEPEMSYRITVADGVALANGDHFASAEWQFQTQGWTDPAIQLANTGTVKGWGLTIDSSGNVFVVGQVLGADEFAGLSTAYSEQGVVQKFSPTGELLWSKLIDPGYHSAGFDIHVSNRDVLTVLIRGVSDQTRVYQLDTDGEMLSGSPWIITADDASVWLDAVEMRVADSGEVYLYGQTQGSIDGVQSGHLFLMKYTSGGQRAWVKQFDTVSQSPSDYLMWDMVLDNAGSIYLDISSAKSLLGSEPIWDGTTAVPNGVVVKFDADGNLSWINRFGHNDITLSSLAIQTNEQGDVLAAFEFYNAPAGAELNGTALNASDGMVLVRYNQDGVHQSTTVYANNGGWTGVTDMQLTTDGTLIGVGFYYNEVTNPAQNWLTEWDAQGNLYRERFQSDLFADYYAALAIDPWGRLFMVATEDNGLLLRQLSFD